The following is a genomic window from Oryzias latipes chromosome 12, ASM223467v1.
ATAACACAAATTGAAATTAGATGCACTCTTTTCGTGTATCATCATGACTTTGAAATTGAcggtgattaaaaaaacacccaaaattaAGGTTAAGCATAAAAAACTCACCTGTTTGTGAAGAAGCCTGTTCGAAAAGGCTACTAGGGATTTAATATAAGCCATGGTTGATCATAATTATGAATATAATCAAGAAAAGGTTTGAAGATCAACTACATAACAGCTACATTGATGTGTTTGTGCCCGGAGTTTTTCTCGGTGTTACTACTTCCGGTGTGTTTGTTCGTCCCTCCCACTTGTCGAAGGTTCCCACGTGCGCACAGGAATGTGTTCGTGACTATCAAATGTACTTATTTTCCCACTCCTACGTCTGATTTAAACAATTTAGATCTGTTTTTTAACATGGACCTCGCTGCGAAGGACGCGTACATTCAGAAATTTGCAAGTAAAGTCTTTCATCAGCACCAGGAATCTAAAGAGAGACCGTTTGGTAAGTTCAACTAACCATTTATTTACTAAAACGTTTTAACGGAAGAACGGAGGAAAGTTAGCTTGTTGTTCTTTTATAAACATTGAGTTAGTCCATAATGCACTTCTGGTGTGATACCCATGTTAACCAAAAGAGGCGCCaaattcctttaatgctttaCTGTAATTTCACTTTTACCTACTTGGAggaaagacattttatttttttaattaaataaacttttttttaggttaCTTGTCGAATGTTTTgctggtgattttttttgtcatgtttattttgaaatcctaataataacttaaaaaaacctATTGCAAAACCTATGAAATTGTTATGTTATCAGAAATTAATTACATTGTTAAATAAATTCTTGATGTTGGGAACAAACTACTTGGAAAATTCCTATTTTTCTGCAGcattatgaataaaaatagcCTTATAAAAATGAGATAAGACATTTTTCACACCTTTATTTAAACTACTAAAATCATCCCAGTTTCGGTAACAGAAATGCAGAATATGATATAAGGCAAAAAATACAAAGCTAAAacgttttaaaagaaaaacaaatattcatatttaaaagactattTGTCATTACCCATCAATattgttaatatttttattattaggctGATTGATTAGAGAGTCCTGCTGCCTCTTGGATCCCTCCACAGTGTGGTCCAAAGGATGTGAGGCATTGTTCCTAACGTATGTAAaggttgacctctgacctcgaTTTTCTTAATAAGGTCCAACAGGCAGTCCAAGACAGAACTGACTTTCTTTTTCACTAGTGTGAGTCATTTGTCTGCTCCGCCATCAGCCCAACACCCAGAAAATAtgacttttataaaaacagaaGCTGTTTCCAATAAATTCCATCTCTGAATGGGGGAAAAGTCAAACACAGTGTGACCTGCCACTGCTGGTAATTGAGGAACATTatctgaatattattattatctgaATTATTCCTGTCAGTCTGATGGTGCAGCCGAACACATCAGTTTTTTgtatgaaatgtgttttaattgtttttgttgtaaatatgCATTATTTGAGcataaaaggttttttgtttgtgtgttttaagtTTATTACAGAGGTAAAAGCACAACTGATcctcaaaagaagaagaagaagaataaaaagaaaaatattcaagACAAGAATGATGACAAAAAGACTCCTAAACCTCAACAGAAATCTTCTCCTTCGCCATCCACGCAAAAAGGAGCCGCTCCAGCAGAAAAGAATAAACCCAAACATATCATAAGCACTAATGGAGCCACAACACGCATGACTGAAGGTGCAGCCATTTAACTCAAATGTAAAAACCATGCAATGAATTTCAGGAAGTTGGTCTCATtgcattgttgttgtttctttctTGAATGTAGAGAAATCCCTCGCCAGCTTCTCCTCTGTAGATCTGTTGCGAAAGAGGCTACATGAGAAGATTGAAGAGTCCAGAGGCCAGGTATGTAGATGTTTGGATCTCTGCACACAGGAACACAGAAGGGGATGGTGCACTATACTGTTCACTGAGCTTGTTTACATACCAGCTGTCCAATTATCATCAGATTTACTGTGACATGAGGTTAGAATAATCTGATGCTCTGCATCAGCAGCTGTTTTAAGATTTGTCTGGTATATTCCACAATTTTACATTCACTATAAACAAACATGCATTGCACGGTTTCCAAGGCAGCTGCAATTTTTTCCTTGCGGAGTACACCAGACCAGCAGCAACATCTTTGTTATGTAATCTTAGTTCCCACATTAGCAAAGCTAATGCTCTGGTTGTTTGTGCTGCCATGTTTACAACGAAAAGATATGCAAAAGTTTAGAAAGTAACAGTAAGTTAATTCCTTATTAAACATGCGCAGTCCTCTGATAGAAATAGATGTATTATGTGCTCCAAGATTTTCCTCATCATTCCTGTAGTCACTTTctgaattaaaatgattttctaaGCAGGTAAATATGGTCTTGTACTAAAAGGGCTATAAATTGTCTCAGGTTAATCTAAAACAGTATTAAAACTCAATTATCCACCTTTACTTTAATTACCCACAGAGCTGTGCCATTTTCTTTATCGACCCAGACGTAACACATGCTGATTCGGTTTCTGTTTTGCCACCAGACTTATGATATTTCAAGCACATTTATAGCGAAGTAAGCCTCAAATTGTTTCATCGGTGAAACTGTCTTCTGCTGTAGAAACATTGAGAACCTTTACAgctgaaaaataaactgcatccactgctactTGGCATTGACATCCTTTACAGCAGAAGCCACACTACCTAAATATTATTGATCATTCTAAAACGTTATAACTTTGTCTCAACAGCACAGGTGACCTTTTTAGGAATTTCTCAGGACttgtttaaaaacaaccaaCTGTGCTGTGCTGTCCCCTGTGGAATCCTTGGCCTGTAACAGTCTGAGGTTTCCTGAGATGTTTTGTTCGCCAcattaaaccaaacaaaatgtgccaaatttaaagaattcaaaatttaaaaagttttttgggGTGTTCAGTGCAAAAAAGGGgtttttacatatatatttacaataaaattttaatattttattgtaaatatatatgtaaaaacTAAAGCTTTACTTTAAAATTGTTGTCAATCTTGATATGCctctatttaatttaaaaatattgcttgtcctttatttttttcaacaactgATCTTTTCTATGTCACTGTGGTCACAGTATTGCATTACtggaaaaaaactgcagtgGATGAAACACTATAAATTATATTATATAgcatatgtttaaaaaaatactccaaATGCTCTATATAGCAGAGTATTATAAGatattcctttttgtttttgtcttgttccAGTACTGGATGTATGTCTGTATATGTGACAAATTAAATTTGAATGagcctttttattgttttttaatgaagatTTTCAtgctatttttcatcttttatcaGGGAGCTCCTCAGGATGCATTATCAGAAGCTGTCCAAGCAAAGCGTGCAAAGCGAAAGCTGGAGCGAGAAcgcaaaaagaggaagaagaaagaatTTCAGATGAAGAAACTGGCTGAGAAAAGTGACAAAGTGCCTCCAGTTGAGGTGAAAAAGGAGGAAGAGCAAGCACCTGCCCCCAAAAAAAGAGACGAGGCAGCTATTGTCTTTAACACAGTGCAAATAGTAGAGGAGGCATACGTTGATAAAatgctgaaaaagaaagaaaagaaacaaaaggtgAAGGGCAAGTTGACGCCCCTCACAGGAAAGAACTACAAGCAGCTGCTGAGCCGCGTGGAGGCTCGCAAAGCAAAGCTTGAGCAGCTGAAGGAAAAAGACGAAGCCAAGGCTCTCGACTTTGAGAAGAAGATGAAATGGACCAACGTGCTTTACAAAGCAGAGGGCCtcaaaattaaagacgacgaagACATGTTGCGCACCTCTTTGATGAAGAAGGAAAAGAGACGGACGCAAAAGCAAAAGAAGTGGGACCAGCGGTGTGAAAGCGTCGTGGAAAAGATGCAGCATAGGCAGGACAAGAGGAAAAAGAACCTCCAGAAACGCAAAGAAgtgaaaatagaaaagaagaaaaacagagcTCGAAAGAGGGGAAGGGTGCTTCCAGAAGATCTGAAAAAAGCCGCAGTTTAGAGGACGAGAAATCTCAGTACACGTGAAGAAACGACACGATGAGTCAGCGCTCAAGTGGGATAATTTAATGTCTACTGGTGATCCCCATAGTATTCATCTCTTTAATGTGCAggaggtttttttctgttaataaaatctcatctttttattatgaattgtagtagctttctttttcacttttcattaactgaaaaaaaaaattatccaatTTTCTGAACTGTTGCGTTCACTGCTCTGTGAAGAGTAGGAATTTGACTCAAGAAAGAGTCTTTattaggaaatgtgtttctaaatataaaataaattggtTATTAAGGGATTCAGACCATACATGGATAAAGTGCTTTACTGTGGaatattctatttaaaaaaaaaactaagactGACGAGGAACTTCAACATAACAGGAAAACTCAAGTGTCCCAAGTGCAGTTAAAtgcaacatttgaaaacattcgAAAAGTCTCGAGAAACTGATTACGTCATTAAATACGTTGTTAAATTTAATAACACTTTATAAGCGCTGCTCCAGTGAaccttataaatatatattttaaagtggAATTATTTTATCGGGCCAGTTTTCGATTTGTCGTCATCTGCTATACTGCAATGATATTATTAGTGAAGCGCAtatgtttaaaacaatttttatttatttattttattgaacaattgcaggatacaaaaaacacaaatgcattaTTTATGCAAATATAATGTACAATAAAGTTCTGAATACAGAATAAACTTGTTATAACCTTGAGAAAATCTTAATTAAGATCATtcacagaaggaaaaaaagaacaaactaaaaataaataaaaaataaataaacgtaGACAAATGGAAATGCGAGAGTAAAGTTATGTCCAAAAGATTTACAGATGTTAATCGTTTTTTGAacctttgtattttttgaagctGAAATTAAATTTATATATTACTGCATTTCCAGTTTGAACACGAAGAAATCAGgtttttcattagaaaatttatttttttgaatagaAATTTATCCATTAATAACAAcaagttaataaaaaagaaagcttcaCGATCTGTGAgttcaaaaatatgaaaaccaaATATAACGTTTTTATAATAGAGTTGTAAATTTGCAAAAAATAGAATCGCTGAGATCATAGGTGGATATTTCTCCAAAATGTGTATTTGAATTCATAAGAccagaataaatgagagcacgTTTCTGGCAGAAAGTACAGCTGGTGTTTATGTCAGCTTTAAATTCAGTTAAGTAATTTTTTACTTGGTAAAATCTGTGTATAAGTTTAAATGAGATTgagtttgaaacaaaatgcgTTTTGATTGACCCAAACCCCCTGCGTTGACGCTGTTGGTATCGTCTGGTTCCGCCCACACCGGAAGTGGAATCAAAACATTGAGAGGTTGCAGggggttatttatttattacgaGTCAATGGCAGAAACAGTTATCGCTTGATGGGAATAATCAGGAATCTGTCCGCGAATTTGACAGTAATTCgtcaaagtttatttaaaaatcaccaaaaagTAAGTACACCCCCGATTCAACTGAAGCTGTTATTTAGTAACGAGAGTGGCTCAGCTGAGATTAATACGTTTTCTATTTTAGACAATCATCATGTCCAGAAAAGTTCATGCCAGCAGGACTGAAGGGGTTGATAAAAATGTCTGGTGAGTGATTtcttttaaagcattcattggGTCATAAGACGCGTTTTGTTACTATATTGTTTAAACAAGCTTTTGGCAGTAAACAGTCGTGCtatcacagaaaagaaaaatgacaattcaattcaatggcGGAATccgcaaaaaaagaagaaaaaaaagacattatttCTAAATTTTGGAAACCAAGTTTCTTTCATGAATTGCCAGTTTTAAGGAAGGAAGTCGTTGATTGGTGGAGCACAGAGGAGGAACTGAGATCAAAGTCCCCCCAAGAACATTTTAAGGAGATCATAGTGAACTTAAACTTTTACCCTCAGAGAGGAATTTATACTATCACACTtctaaaattaacaaaacaccCAATTCATGTGTTGTtcttgttgttattattattattattatttttaccattattattattaaaattgatTGGGTCCTAGTTCAAATCCCATTTGGGTCCATTCTTTGTTgagtttgcattttctcctTGTGCATTTGAGCTTTTCCTCCAGGCAAACCGGCTTCTTCTTACAGTTCAAAATCATGGTCCATGGTTTAATTTGGGTGTcgaaattgcccctaggtgtgcatgtgagtgtgtggtcctGCAACCTATTCAGGGTGTACCTCGCCTTCACCCAATAGTAGTTAAATGGActtcagcaaccctgtgacccccaaAAGGGGTTAAGTAGGTTCTGCAGATGGATGGACAAGAACTATTCTTTGATTGAAGTTAACTTTAGTTTACAGTTcctgaaaaataagaaaattcaAGCCAGGTCTTCACAGCTCAAATCGTCTCCACTTCTGTAGCTTGATCATACTTACATTTCAAaatctcctctttttttctcactcTGATTTTTGCTCACACATAATTTGAATTTCTTCAGTTAAAATTTGGCTCAAATGTTTGACATTGAGTCAAAAACGTGCAACTAACCACAAAGACTCTGCTGTGATGTTCAGATTGAAaacttatttttacattttttttctgattcttttgtcTGACCAACCAGTATTTTATCACTGTCAGTAATACGTTTTTGCCTCTCGTCAACAAAGATTGTTGCTTGCATCACTTGGATCACTTTTCCACCCACAGGGTTGAATTTACCCAGCTTGCTGCAGACTACAAAGCTGTGAACCTCGGTCAGGGGTTCCCTGACTTTTCTCCCCCTGAGTTCATCCGAGAGGCTTTCTGTGATGCTTTGAAAGGAGGACCTGCCATGCACCAGTACACTCGGGCTTTTGTGAGTAAAACAATCCCCAGGGGGTGTGTCTGCCTCCCCATCAGCATGGTTTTTTATCTGTGTCTGGTCGCTATCTTTTTCTTTGTCCAGGGACACCCTCCCCTTGTAAAGATCCTGGCCAAATTTTTCAGCAGGATTGTGGGACATGAGATCGATCCTCTGGAGGACATTTTGGTGACAGTCGGAGCTTATCAGGCCCTTTTCTGTGCTTTTCAGGCTCTGAttgatgaggaagatgaggtATAGATATCTACTATCTAGTCAGATTAGAATGAAAAATTACAAAGCAaactaatttgaataaaaactcaaaataattGAAATGTTCTGATCTTTTAGGTCATAATTGTTGAACCGTTCTTTGACTGCTACCAGCCGATGGTGGTGATGGCTGGAGGGAAACCAGTGTACATACCTCTAAGACCTGTAAGTTTGACaactttacttttgttttcaaccTAATACTTGCTTTGCTTAGTATACATTTCTAAACCAGTGAAGCACCTTTCTACTGGTCATTTTTAGAGAGAGGGCCGTGCCGTCTTGTCGAGTGGAGATTGGGTTTTATCCCCCGAGGAGCTGGCCAGTAAAGTCACTCCACGAACAAAAGCCATCGTCATCAACACCCCAAACAACCCTTTAGGAAAAGTAAGTCTTGTGTGGAATCATaggggtattccaaaaagcaagGTTAACTTACCTTGACCTTAACCCTGAACTCTCGGTTAACTAACCCTAAACTTGCTCACTCTGGGTTTGTCGGTTCCAAAACACCGGTTTTGAGTTTGGTTAATTAACCTCCTCTCAGTATCCCTGAGTTAATGCGCGTTCACGGCGAGTACAACAAGGCGTGGAGATAAAAGAGAGCTtcatacttcagtgagacagagtcAGAGGTTTTAATGACTGTGTATAAAGAGTATACCCCCATCATaactaaaaaaagtaatacggctgcatctgcaaaagaaagagtttctgcttggcaAAGAATAACGGACAGAGTACAGCCATGAGTTTCTAACCTTATTTCCAGTTCATTGTGATGCAAAAAACTTTCGGGATTTATCCAACTCAATTATTGTTTCTACAACTCAAATTGACATATTTATATAACtgaatgtcatattactccacctcaatttaatgtttttccaacttaatttattgtatttcttgaactttcctTTGTCTAACCATGCTCCGTCACCTCTCTGAAACCAACtaatcttcaactaaacctgctccagaccaggttacgTTCTGAGCAcaagttgctatggcaacttaaccgaccctgaaacatacctccgcttttggaaccgaaagctgaggttaatTGTTCCTTACCCAACTTACAGAGGTAACTCGCATACCCTGCTTTCTGGAACAGGCCCCAtgtgtataaaataaaataaaaagtgaagtAGAAGCTTAGTTTAAGTGATGTCAGTGTTGCACTGATACATTCATAATGTACCTTTTGTgctgttttattctttaaaaatggattttttgaccaaatatgtGCAGGTTTATAAGCTCGAGGAACTACAGATGATCGCAGATCTTTGCATCAAGCACGACCTGGTGTGTTTCAGCGACGAAGTGTACGAGTGGCTCACCTATGATGGTGCCAAGCATGTAAAAATcggtaaaaatgtttacaaaatcAGCAGATGTcctacaaaaaacatttgagaatCTTTTCTGATGGGGGATTTTGTTTGTGACAGCTAGCCTTCCTGGCATGTGGGAGCGAACCATCACTATTGGGAGTGCTGGAAAGAGCTTCAGTGCTACTGGCTGGAAGGTGAGGCTCAGAGAATGACATATATAATGTTTAATCTGCGTTGTTTCATGTTATTACATTCTTTTACgttcttcatttttctgtttaggTCGGCTGGGCCATCGGCTCGAGAGATGTCATCAAACACTTAAAAATTATTCATCAAAACTCTATTTACCACTGTGCAACAGCGGCTCAGGTAAATCCATGAGTTTTTATAATGAATCAGTAAAACCGACTTCTTTGCATGCATTTACTCCTAGACCTgtgttttaatttgaatttggaactctgcaaagtttgttttttagatttatctttctatccatctatcgatcgatcgatcgatcgatcgatcgatcgatagaTGGATAGAGAGATTTGCAGAGTTACAGAttagggatttttttaaacaaatattctgGTCAAGTTTGTATAACATTTGATTTATAATGTAAAATATGTCAgggggtaaaaaaacaaaagtgaattcgacttttttaatttaaactgaaCTGCAGTATTTTCtgtatgtaattaaaaaaacaacaacctgctTTTGTCCTGTCAGAATTCTACTTTCTTCTCTACAAATATCCCAGAGTCCTCTGTCATCATTCCTTTTCCCCAGGAAGCCGTGGCTCGTGGGTTTGAGAGAGAGTACGAGGTATTTGGTGCTCCAGACAGCTACTTCCAGCAGCTGCCTGCCATGCTGCACAACAAGAGACAGAAGCTGGCCACGTGTCTGCAGAGCGTCGGTCTGAACCCAATCATGCCAGAGGGAGGATATTTTATGATTGCAGATATTTCCTCTGTCAGTAAGTAACAAGTAAGCCCCTTAACCGAATGGTTTAGCCAACATCCAGCTGTAAATAACCGGGGTTTTTGTATTTGAAACAGAAGTGGATCTGAATGATGAGAGTAATAAGGATGAATCACGCGACTTTAGATTTGTCAAATGGTTAATTAAAGAAAAGGTAAAGACTACTTATatcattttaaagttattaaTTGTTTAAGTGTAATTTAAGAGTGTAACGAAACATTATTTACCGCAGGGCCTGGCGACAATCCCCGTCTCTGCTTTTTACAGTCCGGAGCATGGGAAGGAATTTGACAAATATATCCGTTTCTGTTTTGTAAAGGTAAATGTCTGCAATTTCAACTCGCTTTTTCACTTTGGTGCAAACTTGTCATGCAAACATTGTTTTATATGCCAACAGGAGGACTCTACACTAAAAGCAGCAGAGGATATCTTAAAGAAATGGAGTCAAAGAGAATAAAATTACCCGTCCAACCTCCTCCCACCAGCTCTTTTCAGGTGGCGTGATCAGCTGTCTCaggaaaacataataaatacttttttgtttccaCTCTGTCCCAACAAACCTATACAACTTCCATCCACTTACCGTAATTAAGCATCTATAAAAGCCATATGTACATCATATACGTGcagttttgttttagaaattcTTCATTTTACCTGCTCTCAAATTCGATTGAAATAAACTCTTAATGAAGCTTTTGAAATGATTCCGCTGTATTTTTAAGTTTATATGCTTTGTGTGTTCACCACCGTCACTATCAGCAACTTTATTCAAAGACAATAGGCcattacaaacaaaaatacaagacaaactgtcaaaaaaacacaaatctgatAAAAGGAACAAGCTCATCTCACCAACCAGACCAGTGTTTCCACATTAAAGActgattttgtttaaatgtacaaTGACTGAGTAAGGTAAGGGAAAAGCaagatgttttaataaaaatcgCTTAATTTGACCTTGagtgtttagtttagtttagtttagtttatttttccacaatgtgtcaaaagcaaacaaatcccCTCACAatacagaatgtggaaaaaatggacatcCTCGAAGCAGCTGCTTATTATTAGGGGTCCAGCATATTAAACAAGCATAAAAGTACAGAAGATGAGTGgcggaagaaaagaaaaagaaaagaaaataattacataaataaaatgcaataatGGTATGAAAAATGATGGTAATATAGTGGAAAGCGTTGGAAAATGGAACAATGAATTTGAACAACATAAACTCTGGCTTGTGGCCATATAAGTGTCAACAAACAGAGAGAAATCACAAACACATTAATAGGTGGTTTCGGTCGGAGCAGCATTTGTACAGTATGTTGACAATAATAGCAatttcagtttccttttaaacatATATATTGTAGCAGACTGTTTAACGTCATTGTCTAAAGTATTCCAAGTTTGTGGACCTCTAGTACAGACAGAGAAGCTTGTACATTgtaactttctgtttttgccttttagcATATGCTTTCCCCTGGTGTCATGGTGATAAGAGGGCGAAAAAAGTGGTATAAGGTCACACAAACgactatttaatttattaacaaCACTGTACATTGTGCTTGCATTATGATCCGTGTTGAGTTCCGGTAACTTAAGGAGGCTGTATCTGTGAAAGAGTGGATCTGTTGGAGAATTTGGCGTGGACCAGGTTATTGCtcttattgctttttttgtgtaatcTGGAGTTTTGCCGTGTAGGTAGAATATGTGTTATTCCACATGAAGTTACAGTAATTCGGGTGAGGCTCAAACAGGGATCTGTACAATGTTAGCAATGCATCTGATGGGAGCATGTGCCGAATCTTATAGAATAAACCAACAAATTTGGATAATTTTTAAAACTAGTTCAtctatgtgttttttaaaatttataaatTGATCTATATGGATTCCAAGAAATTTTATTGAGTCCACCTTTTGTAGAGATCGCCCATCtatatttatgtttaatttcCTGTAGGTGGATTTGTGTCTGGATGTGTggaatatgataaaaaaaagttttgctagTGTTTAATGACAATTTATTGCATTTGAACCAAGTATCTACTTTTACCAGTTGTTCATTTAAGAATTTTTCTAATAGGTCCATATTTCTATGTGCCAGAAATAAACTAGTATCGTCtgcaaaaagtattttgtgGATGGCGCCGGAACAGTTAACAAAatcatttatataaattatGAAGAGGAGTGGTCCCATTATGGATCCTTGTGGCAGTgtgattttaaacaacaaaaa
Proteins encoded in this region:
- the surf6 gene encoding surfeit locus protein 6, giving the protein MDLAAKDAYIQKFASKVFHQHQESKERPFVYYRGKSTTDPQKKKKKNKKKNIQDKNDDKKTPKPQQKSSPSPSTQKGAAPAEKNKPKHIISTNGATTRMTEEKSLASFSSVDLLRKRLHEKIEESRGQGAPQDALSEAVQAKRAKRKLERERKKRKKKEFQMKKLAEKSDKVPPVEVKKEEEQAPAPKKRDEAAIVFNTVQIVEEAYVDKMLKKKEKKQKVKGKLTPLTGKNYKQLLSRVEARKAKLEQLKEKDEAKALDFEKKMKWTNVLYKAEGLKIKDDEDMLRTSLMKKEKRRTQKQKKWDQRCESVVEKMQHRQDKRKKNLQKRKEVKIEKKKNRARKRGRVLPEDLKKAAV
- the kyat1 gene encoding kynurenine--oxoglutarate transaminase 1, with protein sequence MGIIRNLSANLTVIRQSLFKNHQKTIIMSRKVHASRTEGVDKNVWVEFTQLAADYKAVNLGQGFPDFSPPEFIREAFCDALKGGPAMHQYTRAFGHPPLVKILAKFFSRIVGHEIDPLEDILVTVGAYQALFCAFQALIDEEDEVIIVEPFFDCYQPMVVMAGGKPVYIPLRPREGRAVLSSGDWVLSPEELASKVTPRTKAIVINTPNNPLGKVYKLEELQMIADLCIKHDLVCFSDEVYEWLTYDGAKHVKIASLPGMWERTITIGSAGKSFSATGWKVGWAIGSRDVIKHLKIIHQNSIYHCATAAQEAVARGFEREYEVFGAPDSYFQQLPAMLHNKRQKLATCLQSVGLNPIMPEGGYFMIADISSVKVDLNDESNKDESRDFRFVKWLIKEKGLATIPVSAFYSPEHGKEFDKYIRFCFVKEDSTLKAAEDILKKWSQRE